The Corynebacterium coyleae genome segment CCTCGAGCGTACGAAGATCGTGGCCGCCGATGCGGATTGCGCCGTCGGTCACGTCGTAGAACCGGGCAAGCAGGCTCGCCAGGGTGGATTTACCCGCACCGGACGGGCCCACGAGCGCAGTGATGGTACCGGGCGCCAGGCGCAGCGAGACGCCCGACAGCACGGGGGTAGACGCGTCGTAGCCAAAGCTCACATCATCGAACTCGACGAGACCAGCGGGCCTCGGCGCGCTCGCCGCATGCTCGACCTCAGGCAGCGTGGACAGCTGCTCCTGGTCGAGCATGACCTGGATTCGGCGTGCCGCGAGCATACCGTCGCGCAGCGCCTGCAGACCGTAGCCGACGCCCAGTAGCCGCGCACCGAACGTCGTGCCAAGAAAGAGGAAGGGCAGCAGCGAGATCGGATCCATCATGCCCGCGGTGATGAGCGCGGTGCCCACCACGCAGCTGAGGAACAGGAACGTCGCGGGGCGCGTGACCAGATCGATGAAGGTTTTGCGGCCGCTGAGCGGCTGCTGCCAGGATCGCAGGAAATCGAGGTAGTCTCGCAGGCTCCGGGTGAAGGGCGCGGCGGCTGCACCCCCGAAGACGCGTACGACGGCCTGCCCCTGCAGGTAGGCGTCAGCAGCGCTGGCCATCTGCTGGCGCCACTGCGGCGCCTGCACTACGCGCGGGCCCGACTGCGTCATCATGATGTACATGCCGATCAGGTAGGCGAGCACCGGCAGCAGCAGGGTGAGCGCCACCCGCCAGTCGATCACGAACAGGTAGCCCAAGACGGCCACAGGCGCGACGATGGCGCCGACCGCATCGGGCACCGCATGCGTGATGAGGTAGTGCATCGCCAGCGGATCATCGTGCACCAGCTGCTTGATGTGCGCCGCGCTGCGGGTATCGAAAAACCCGAGGGGCACGCGTCCGAGCGTCATCAGCAGTCGGGTGCGCAGGTCCTGACTGACGCGCGCATCGACGATGTGCAGCCAGGTCATCAGCCCGGTCGTGAGTAGCGCGCCCGCGATAAGGACCAGGCCGGCCCACCAGCCCAGGCGGATGAGCGCGTCGGTGCCGGCGCCGACGAGCAGCAGCCGGGCGAGTTCGACGAGCAGGACGTAGGGGGCCAGCTGCGCGAGTGTGGCCAGCGCTTGCACGATCGCCGCCAGGATGAAGGTTGTGCGCAGCGGGGCGAGCAGGCGCCGACCGGCCTCAGCCCGCCACGTCCCGCTGATAGGCGCAGCCTCGCCGGCCGCAGGTACCTGCGCGGCGGCAGCCTCGGGCAGATCCTTGGGGCGTTTTTTGCCGAATGCCCGCCCATAACACCAGTAGGCGCGGGCTTGGATTTCGGACTTCGGGAAGCCAAAATCGTTCATCAGGCGGCGACGCACATATTTCAAGCTGTCGGACTCACACGCCACCCACGCGCTCCAGTTCGACCAGTCCCGCGCAGCCAGTCCCGCCGCCAGGCTCGCCTCATCGACGCGCGGCACCCAATGCACTCGCGCGCGCGGATGCGTGCGGATTTCCAGCATGTGGTCATCGAGCGTGTGCTCTTCCAGGTACAGTTCGACCGGCAGCTCGGATGGAAGCACCTCGAGGATTGAATTGATGGCGGGCAGCGACGCGGCGTCACCAATGACGAGGTATCCGTCGGGTAGTTCCTCGGGCAGGACGAAACCCGTCGAGCCGAGCGTAGTGACCGCGATGGTATCGCCCGGCTGTGCCTGGCTTGCCCAGCTGGAGGCCGGCCCGGCAGGTTCGTGCAGCACCACGTCGATCGCGAACTCACCGGTATCCGGGTCGGCCTCGACGATGGTGTAGCCGCGCTGATGTTCCTGGTCGCTGCCGTCCGGATCGGGGAACCAGAACCGCAGCCAGGCCGTGGGCGCGAGAACGACCTCGGCAAGCAGACTTGCACTCACCAGGTGGATTCGCACGAAATGCGGGGCGAGGTAGGTCACGGCCGTGACTGTTGCGCTGTGGTCGCGCGCTCCAAATCCGCGCGTCAGCACGCCCTCAAAACCCCGTTTCGCCATGTGCATTCCCTCCTGCGCCGCACCACAAATTGAGGTGAGCCTAACCTAAGTCGAGGGCGGGGTCAAATGCGTCGGCGCGGCGCCTAGGGCTGCAGGCTCGCCACCAGCTCGCGCACCCGAGCCTGAATCTCGTCGCGGATCACGCGCACGGTGGCAAGGTCCTGCCCAGCCGGATCGGCCAGCTGCCAATCCTCATAGCGCGTGCCGGGAAAAACGGACACGCATCGCCGCAGCCCATCGTGATGACGACGTCGGAGGATTGCACGTCCTCAGCCACCAGCACCCTCGGGCGCGCCGCGGCCAGATCGATCCCGACCTCCGCCATCGCCTCTCGTACCACGGGGTTGATCGAATCAGCGGGGGCGGAGCCCGCGGAGCGGACCTCAATGCGTCCGCCGGACAGCGTCTTGGCAAAAGCCGCCGCCATCTGGGAGCGGCCTGCATTGTGAACGCACACAAACATGATCGTGGGTCGGGTCATAGCTCCATTGAACCGCAGGCGTGGGCAATGGCCAAGGCAGGGTTTAGCCTGGAAGGGTGAGCCTATGGCGCGACAAGCAGCAAGCCCGTGCGGCCGAGGTGCCGCCCTGGCTACTCGCCGTCCTTGCCATGCTTTCGGTCCAACTCTCGGAAGCCTTCGCCGTTGGCTTGATCAACGACGTCGGGCCGCGCGGGGCTGCCTGGCTGCGCGTGGCCGCCGGCGCCGTCCTCATCCTGGCAATCGCGCGCCCGCGCCTGCGCGGTATGACCTGGCGTGACGCCGGTCTCGTCACCGCCCTCGGCGTCACCACCGGCTCGCTAACTTTCTTCTTTTTGCCGCAATCCAGCGCATCTAACTCGGCACCGCCGTGGCTCTGGAATTCCTCGGCCCACTCGTCCTTGCCGCGCTCACAAGCACCTCGCGGCGCGCCCTTTCCTATCCCGCCCTCGCCATGATCGGCGTCGTCTTACTGACCCGGCCCTGGATCGGTAACGTCGACGTCGTCGGCATCCTGTTCGCCCTCGGCTCCGGGCTCGGGTGGGCGCTGTATATAGTCTTAACCCAACGCGTCGGTGATCGGTTTTCCGGCATCAGCGCCCTCGCCTACACCATCCCGATCGTCGCCATCGCCTACGCGCCCATCGGGCTACCCGAGGCGCTGCCGTACCTGTCCCTGCCGGTCATCGCCACGGCGCTCGGGCTCGCACTCCTGATGCCGGTCATCCCTCTCGCCTTCGAAATCGTCGCGCTGCGTGCCATGGCCCCGGCCGCCTTCGGCACCCTCATGTGCTGGAGCCCGCGATCAGCGTGCTTATCGGCGCGATCGTCCTCGCCCAAGTACCGCTGCCAATCCAGGTCCTTGGCATCGTGCTCGTCGTCGCCGCCGGAATCGGCTCGGAGCGCTTCGCCGCCCGCGATGTGTCGCCCACGCCCATCACGTGGCCGGAGAGCGACGAAGCCTAGGTCAGCAGGGCCCGCACCTTCGCGTCGGTCGCCTTACCCGAGATGACCGTGCCCTTTTCAAACAGCTCGATCACCCGCGGATTGATATAGGAATCGCGCGCGATCGCCGGCGTATTGTGTAGCCACTCGGCCGTCGTCTTGATCGCCGCCGTCACGGCCCCGGGAGAGGTATCGCCCGCCTTGGCCGCGCGCGACAGGGCCTGCGCCGCGACGGCAGCGAACAGACAATCGCGACCAGTTCCTTGTGGTCCTAGGACTCTCCTCTCGTCACCCGGGCAGTTAGACACGTTGAATAAAGTCATGAGCTTTCCGGCAACCGTTCTGCGCGTTCTCGTCGCCTCCCCATCCGACGTACCCGATGCCCGAGATGCAGTCGAGGGCGCTCTGCACTCATGGAATCGACTCCACGCGACGACTCGGAATGTAGTCTTACTGCCGTGGCGGTGGGAGACCAATTCTGTACCGCTGCTCGGAGGTCACTCTCAGGAGATCATCAACACCCAGGGAGTCGACGGAGCCGACATCGTGGTCGCGCTCTTCGGCAGCCGACTCGGCTCACCAACACCAGATGCAGTGTCGGGAACAGTTGAAGAGATTGAGCGAGCAGTAAACAGCGGGAAACCGGTACACCTGTTTTTCTCAAGAGCCCCACTGCCTCATGACGTCGATACTGCGCAACTCGAGGGTCTCCGAAATTTCAAGAATGAAATCAAGGAGCGGGGACTGCTCGGAGAATTCGATGACATCCGCCAACTGGAGAACCAAGTCTGGGCTGCCGTCGAGCATGACCTAGTCAAAATCGATCTCTCCGTGGTCGGGGTGCGCCATGAGCCGCTCGGCGTCCGCTTCCGCGTCGAGTCAAAGAGCGAGCGACACGAAAAGGAAATTGACAAGCGCGGCAAGATCAAATAGGAAACGAAACACTGGTTTGAGGTTACCAATACTGGTGATCTCGCTGCTGAAGCGGTGACCTTCGAAGGCCAAGCCGCATCGGGCCTTATGAGACTCCTTGTGGATGATCAGCCAATCACGCTGGAACCTGGGGTCATCTGGAAAGTGCCAGTCTCGTATTCGATGGGCACCGCAGGCACAAAGCTAACCGTTCACTGGGTCGAAGATAATGAAAAACAGTCGAAGACTTTCGACGTCCAATGAAGCGCGAGGTTACGTCGGTGAACCAGTCAGGCAGCTAAATCGTAGTTCGCGCGCGTTTGTATCCGTCGTGGCATGAAAGTTTCCAGGATGTGCACGCTCTCGTCCGTAAGCCCGCGGCCGAAGTGTTTCTTCGACACGTCATCGGCAGCGCGAAGGATAAAGTCCACGATCTCCACTGGGGTGTAGACGATGCCAAGCTTGTCGGCGTCGCGCTTGAATGCCTTTTGGAAGAAGCGTTCGTAGAGTTCCTTGATCACCTGCTGCTTCCCGGACGCGCTCGTGACCTCGGAAGCGCGCACACGCACCGAGGCGTAGAACTTCTCTAGCGAATCAGTCTCAGCATCCAGATCACTATCGTCGAGCGCGTCGACCATGCGCTGCATGACCTGGGAGACCGGGTTATGGGCAGCGAAGTCATGTTCGCTGAACAGCGCGTCAAACACTGGGGCGGTAATGAGGTGCTGTGAAAGCATGCTGATCGCTTCGGCATCAGAGATTGAGTCGTTGAGGTTTCCGCGCAAGCCTTCCACGAAAGTTTCGAACTCACGCTGGAGTTTCGGACTCGCAGTTTCCAGAAGCTTATTGATTCGGGTGATCTGGTTTTCAGCGATTACCGCGACATCGTCGGCCCAGTCTTCCCAGTAGGTTCGGGTGCCGACCTTGTCCACGAGCTTGGTGTAGATCGCTTCCTGCCACTTCTCTAGGGAGAAGAGTGCAACTTGCTCGGAGGTGAGCTCCGAGGTCTCATAACCAGGGGTGGAGTCGTTCTTATCGAGCTCTGCCTTTGCTTTTTCGACTTCGACGTGAGTGACATCGATCGGGAGCTCATCAGGCTTGTCACCGTTCAAACCGATCGAGTTCACCTTGGCGTTGAAGCGGTCATCGTGCGCACGCAGTGCGTTGAGAATCTGCCAAACCACTTTGAAACGAACGTTGTCGTTCAGCGCTTCGGATGGTGACTTCCCTGGAGGAACCGCGACGGGGAGGATGATGTAGCCGTAGTCCTTGCCTTCCGACTTGCGCATCACGCGGCCGACCGACTGAACCACGTCGACCATGGAATTGCGCGGGTTGAAGAAGATCACCGAGTCCAAACCAGGCACGTCAACGCCCTCAGAGAGACACCGCGCGTTGGTGAGGATGCGAGTTTCGTCCGGCTCCATGGATGCCTCGAGCCATGCGATCTTGTTGCCGCGCTCCATCGCGTTCATACTGCCGTCGACGTGCTGTACCGCGACGGACAAATCCACGTTGTGAAGAGAAACATCGTTGGTCGCAGCATGCTCGCGAAGCG includes the following:
- a CDS encoding ABC transporter ATP-binding protein/permease is translated as MAKRGFEGVLTRGFGARDHSATVTAVTYLAPHFVRIHLVSASLLAEVVLAPTAWLRFWFPDPDGSDQEHQRGYTIVEADPDTGEFAIDVVLHEPAGPASSWASQAQPGDTIAVTTLGSTGFVLPEELPDGYLVIGDAASLPAINSILEVLPSELPVELYLEEHTLDDHMLEIRTHPRARVHWVPRVDEASLAAGLAARDWSNWSAWVACESDSLKYVRRRLMNDFGFPKSEIQARAYWCYGRAFGKKRPKDLPEAAAAQVPAAGEAAPISGTWRAEAGRRLLAPLRTTFILAAIVQALATLAQLAPYVLLVELARLLLVGAGTDALIRLGWWAGLVLIAGALLTTGLMTWLHIVDARVSQDLRTRLLMTLGRVPLGFFDTRSAAHIKQLVHDDPLAMHYLITHAVPDAVGAIVAPVAVLGYLFVIDWRVALTLLLPVLAYLIGMYIMMTQSGPRVVQAPQWRQQMASAADAYLQGQAVVRVFGGAAAAPFTRSLRDYLDFLRSWQQPLSGRKTFIDLVTRPATFLFLSCVVGTALITAGMMDPISLLPFLFLGTTFGARLLGVGYGLQALRDGMLAARRIQVMLDQEQLSTLPEVEHAASAPRPAGLVEFDDVSFGYDASTPVLSGVSLRLAPGTITALVGPSGAGKSTLASLLARFYDVTDGAIRIGGHDLRTLEASQLYSRVGFVFQNPQLVRASAHENIALARPDASRHEVEQAARAAHIHERILALPDGYDTILGADIALSGGERQRITIARALLADCPILVLDEATAFSDPESEYLVQQAVSRLTAGRTVLLIAHRLHTITGVDTIVVLDGGQIIEQGRHEELLARGGRYAELWAAAETKATS